The Toxorhynchites rutilus septentrionalis strain SRP chromosome 1, ASM2978413v1, whole genome shotgun sequence genome contains the following window.
TTCTGGTCTTGGCGATCGTACCAAGGTTATTGACCAGTTTTGGTCATTCCGATACAAGTATCGATGTTAGTCAGAGTTGTAGCTTCCTTGTTAAAAATGAGCTTGATAAACAGCTCCTTGTTCGCTGTCCAATTTTAAGGGTTCGATGAGCGATTTATAACGAATTTTGTCGAGAGCATACGAAGAGTTAGTGATCAATTCACGCAAGAATATTTCTTTGTTCGGGTAGAACGTGTTGATGATAAGCGACATCAGCTGAGAGATCTCAGTTTTAAGGCAAAGGTTTCCACATCTCCGGTTGGTTGTGGCATCTGAAAAATTATAGTAAAACTATATTATAAAATCAACCGAAATTACGCAATACTttacattttcaaatgtaagaaaatttCGTATTTCACATCGCAAATAATCGATATTGAGAATAGGAAATATACATACCTTCGAGTCCTTTTgatctttttttaaaatattcaaaagtttTACTGTAAAAGTTAAGCTTTTCAAAAACACGTTCTGGAAAAGTCTGCACTACAAACATCTAGAACTATCAGCTAATGAAAACCATTGAGAAATGTTTTCGTTTTGGGTTTTGCCAGAGTAAACGTCATcgcctccagagatgccagatgttttttttaagtcTGCTACGAAAATGTTAATGTGTATAAATATCCGCCAGCTACCTTTTTAACCGTTAGAATCGCAAAGTGATGTATAAAAAAGAGGTTGTTAGCGCAGGAAACTGAACCAAACCATAAAGAAgagaaataccatatccctgcagtctgcaactgaaaatataagtcaGCAACAGAATAGAGCTTGCGACGAAaattaaatatcagtaaaattgcgaacaagTCTGCGAATTTGGCATCCTTGCATtggtgaaaaacaaatttcgaaataattcgaagtcgaacggattgATAAAAGTCCTtattcgaagtcgaacgggttacaaaatgcatcattttgcttATTTCAAACCCgatttcaatagggacgctacgAAAGTAGatcgatagggacagcaaacgacgccatatttttacccgctctcttgacatttctcttcagtaaggtttgtcatttcatgatggaaagatatacgatccaacaacgagtgcaacaaaaaaaatgatccggattttcatcgaaaaagaaGGGGTGTGAAGTTGGAACTGCATACACATTTggttgcgttcagcataatagtctctgTCATCTATTACaggcatgaatatgattgcacggcaAACATGTTAAAGCATAcacttcccattttcaatcaccTTAGACAGCAtccgtcaatagaatcgtcaaattctaattcattgtcatcgctacagtctaaatcgcactctgaaatagtacattttgcgatccTTCACACTGAAGActagcatttttcactgatccgttcagtcagagtggaccaattttatttttttaatatgctcagaatgtgcacattttacactaactGGTTCAAGCCCATTTCAACAAGGTACCTATTAGCATCAAGAaaaagttttgttggtttgaattcggcgcttggaaattatttaaattcaatatacaaatgattgacACATGGTCCAttctgtctgcacatgatatagagccatttcgccgTGGTAAATGGTATATGGttcgctctgactgcatactatgaggggtTTTCGCTGATCAATCATACCAATTTCGATCTGTTATTCCTGttgtatgcgtgattttccaaatctgacaAATGCAGTATGTAGCTTTCATgatgcttaaccaaatgtaataactcgaaattttcaattttgcgattgccAAGTACATTTGGTCTGTATTAAGTCACATGGGACCATGTGACAtaacaccgaccaaatgtactttcacatgaataaagaatttcattgatatccaaaacagtttttgatttattaaaaaaaacttttgtagcgctaTTATCGAAAGACCCGATAGTTGACGAAATAAAGCTGTGAAGTTTATTAAAGAATTCCAGGAAAATCAGATGTGTATGAGAGGTTAGACTATATTTTCTGGCTCTTGTGAAACataaaatttgttttaaaaacTTAAATAACCTCGATAAATCgaaacacaaaatcttcatggTGTCATGTGCTGAACAACCTTCTTTAGACACAAAGAATATAgaacataacataacaaaaCGCAACCAGTGGGCTTTCTCCGTCTTTCCTATTACCCCAAAAAATCTGCCACTATTTCACCAACTGTTTATTGACGAGTACTCGGTTCCCCACCGTCTTGGTATCGACGTTAGAATGCACACAATTCTTAAATTCCCCGGTGCACTGCTCGCACTGACGCCGATGCAGGGCTTGATTGTGCAGCTTGAGGTCTTCACTACACGAATAGGTCAAATTGCAGATTTTGCATTGCAATACTTCCTCCTTGGTGGCAATCCTGTGCACATCCTGCAGATGCTTCTGCAGGAAATGCTTCGTTTTGTACGTCAGCGGACAGTGCGGGCAGCGCAAGCGGTGTTCCACAACCTGATGGTCATTGTTTTTACCATTCAAATTGTTGATACCAGCCGATGATGAAGGCGGCGACGGTTGACTTGCGGGAACCTTTGTTCGTTTGATCGTGATTTGAGCAGGGTTAAGCTTGGACAGGAGGCTTACCTTGCACGTTGTTAAATGTTGTTCGTAGTTGGACTCCTGGACAAAGCTGTTGTGACACTTCGTGCATTTAAACAAGGTGGCCTGAGCGCAGGGCTTAGACCCAGACGATACCACAGGTGGCGGTTTATGTTGTCTAACCATGCCGTGATCCTCTCTCTCGTGAATAATCAAATTTTCATGGCTATTGAAGACTGCTTTGCATTTCCAACAAGACACCACGGATGATTTCAGCCGTTTTTCTTTGATATCCTGGTTGAGGATAGTACCAGCTGGACGTTTCGGTGCAATCGGGGTCGAGTCCAGAGGCTCTATTTTCACTGCTGGCACAGACAGCTGTTTAACAACATTCGTGGAGGGTACTTTCTTGTTCAGGATATGCATCGTTGGAAGAGCCCCGAGTCTTAATTTTATATCTCCATTCTCTGCTGACTTACGAGGGGCTGATGTCGGGCGCACCGGTGAAATAGGTTCCTGCTTCACAACGAGCTTTCTTAGCTCCCCATCCATATGATAAACGTCCACCTCTTTGATAGTCTCGTGTGCTTTTCCGAAGATAGCATCCGAGATACCGTCATCATTCTCTTCCTTTATCTTTATCAGCTGATCCTCATCGATAATATCAATCAAGAATCCTTCCTCTTCGTCTTCTTGTGCTTCTTCCTTCACTTCCTCTTTAGGGATAACTATTTCATCGCCGTGATTTCGCCGGTAAAGCTTGACCATGGTGTGATTGCTCACCACTTTACGGCGGAACGTGTGAAAATCATTGAACTGGGTTATGCACAGATCACAAACAGCGCTCGGATAATCTTCTTCGGCGTTAAACTAGAAAGTAGGGTAACCAGCAATTGATAGGCCGCTGATGAGTAAGAAAAAAACGAACATACCGCAATTTTCGCATAGTGAAACAATTTCTGCAACCATTCCTTATGTGGAGATCTAGCTCCATCTTCCGCCTGCAGTACCGTTAGCAGGTTTACTTGGGACAAACAAAGACGACAGTACGTTAACGGGTTCCGGCTGGGGCTACAAGCAGAAATATTTCGTTAGCAGGGTTTTCGGAGGAACAACTGGAGCACAATTTTGAACCGTACACTTTTGCAATTTCCATTTCGGGGGAATTTCTCACTTTATTTGTTTACACTTTTCTCCCCCGCAGTTGAAAATGTCACTCGTGGCGTCTTCGGCCGCTGTGAAGAAATGTAGCTGTTTTGAGAGCGATTGCCGCCACCGGTCACTAGGGCGGCGTTAGGATCGACGTAAACGGTAAATGTAAATTAGATGCGAAATgcattaattttataaaaaCTTAAAAAGGTTTTAGTTACACGTCGAATCGTgaataggggggggggggggcaggtgtacgaaaatgtccacgcttgtccacagtGAGGGAGGGAGTACAGATTGCATCCACATTGttaaatattttggaaaaaatatatatctgtattcaacaataaacaataaactatTCCGCTATATAAACGCAGAAAGGCATTCTTTGTGTCTGGTGGGATGGAAGAAGAATTCtgcattatgagcttctaccaaatAACCAATCGATGAATTCGAACAAGCACTATTCACAGCTAAACGAATCAGCGCGAAGACTTATTATTGAAGCACGGGGACTTATTATTGAGGctcaaacaaggaaaaaaattataatttgtaaTCTGGTCTTAATGGGATGTATTTGCGGCTTAGCTAAGTGAACGACATCAGATATTAAGCACCGACATACGTCTATTAGCTTGATCAGCAATTTTGGAGTTGAACTCGCCAAAACTACATAATACAACACAACATATTTATGTTCTCAAAGACATGATAATATCCATATCGATTTTTTTACTCCTGTTGTATTGTTTCGAGATTTAGtttttctaaattctaaatACCAATAAGTTGTTTTAAGTGTCTTGAGCTCAACTAGCTTGCATCGATTTATGATAGAGAATTTCCGAGATAATATTCACATGTTATGTTTTGCTATAACGTAAATATAATGTATTATAACGTGATCACAAagtaaatggaattcggaagaaaacaaacaacaatataaataaatttacggGTTGTTGTTCCCCAAAGTTGCTCAAAGAATTGagaatttgttgaaaaaaaaaacaatcaattcc
Protein-coding sequences here:
- the LOC129778657 gene encoding uncharacterized protein LOC129778657, which translates into the protein MEIAKVPSRNPLTYCRLCLSQVNLLTVLQAEDGARSPHKEWLQKLFHYAKIAFNAEEDYPSAVCDLCITQFNDFHTFRRKVVSNHTMVKLYRRNHGDEIVIPKEEVKEEAQEDEEEGFLIDIIDEDQLIKIKEENDDGISDAIFGKAHETIKEVDVYHMDGELRKLVVKQEPISPVRPTSAPRKSAENGDIKLRLGALPTMHILNKKVPSTNVVKQLSVPAVKIEPLDSTPIAPKRPAGTILNQDIKEKRLKSSVVSCWKCKAVFNSHENLIIHEREDHGMVRQHKPPPVVSSGSKPCAQATLFKCTKCHNSFVQESNYEQHLTTCKVSLLSKLNPAQITIKRTKVPASQPSPPSSSAGINNLNGKNNDHQVVEHRLRCPHCPLTYKTKHFLQKHLQDVHRIATKEEVLQCKICNLTYSCSEDLKLHNQALHRRQCEQCTGEFKNCVHSNVDTKTVGNRVLVNKQLVK